The following proteins are co-located in the Castor canadensis chromosome 5, mCasCan1.hap1v2, whole genome shotgun sequence genome:
- the Cct8 gene encoding T-complex protein 1 subunit theta, with amino-acid sequence MALHVPKAPGFAQMLKEGAKHFSGLEEAVYRNIQACKELAQTTRTAYGPNGMNKMVINHLEKLFVTNDAATILRELEVQHPAAKMIVMASHMQEQEVGDGTNFVLVFAGALLELAEELLRIGLSVSEVIEGYEIACRKAHEILPNLVCCSAKNLRDVDEVSSLLRTSIMSKQYGNETFLAKLIAQACVSIFPDSGNFNVDNIRVCKILGSGIYSSSVLHGMVFKKETEGDVTSVKDAKIAVYSCPFDGMITETKGTVLIKTAEELMNFSKGEENLMDAQVKAIADAGANVIVTGGKVADMALHYANKYNIMLVRLNSKWDLRRLCKTVGATALPRLTPPVLEEMGHCDSVYLSEVGDTQVVVFKHEKEDGAISTLVLRGSTDNLMDDIERAVDDGVNTFKVLTRDKRLVPGGGATEIELAKQITSYGETCPGLEQYAIKKFAEAFEAIPRALAENSGVKANEIISKLYAVHQEGNKNVGLDIEAEVPAVKDMLEAGILDTYLGKYWAIKLATNAAVTVLRVDQIIMAKPAGGPKPPSGKKDWDDDQND; translated from the exons ATGGCGCTTCACGTCCCCAAAGCCCCGGGCTTTGCCCAGATGCTCAAGGAGGGAGCAAAA CATTTTTCAGGATTAGAAGAGGCTGTGTATAGAAATATACAAGCTTGTAAGGAGCTTGCCCAAACCACTCGTACAGCATATGGACCAAATG gaaTGAACAAAATGGTTATCAATCATCTGGAGAAATTGTTCGTGACAAATGATGCAGCAACTATTTTAAGAGAGCTCGAA GTTCAGCATCCTGCTGCAAAAATGATTGTGATGGCCTCTCATATGCAAGAGCAAGAGGTTGGAGATGGCACAAACTTTGTTCTGGTATTTGCTGGAGCTCTTCTGGAATTAGCTGAAGAACTACTGCGGATTGGCCTGTCGGTTTCAGAG gTCATAGAAGGTTATGAAATAGCCTGCAGAAAAGCTCATGAGATTCTTCCAAATTTGGTATGTTGTTCTGCAAAAAACCTCAGAGATGTTGATGAAGTGTCATCTCTACTCCGTACCTCTATAATGAGTAAACAGTATGGCAATGAAACATTTCTGGCCAAGCTTATTGCTCAGGCATGTg TGTCTATTTTTCCTGATTCTGGAAATTTCAATGTTGATAACATCAGAGTTTGTAAAATTTTG GGCTCTGGTATCTATTCCTCTTCAGTATTACACGGTATGGTCTTCAAGAAGGAAACTGAAGGTGATGTAACATCTGTCAAAGATGCAAAAATAGCAGTGTACTCTTGTCCATTTGATGGTATGATAACAGAAACTAAG GGAACGGTATTGATAAAGACTGCTGAAGAATTAATGAATTTTAGTAAGGGAGAAGAAAATCTCATGGATGCACAGGTCAAAGCTATTGCTGATGCTGGTGCAAATGTCATAGTAACAGGTGGCAAAGTAGCAGACATGGCTCTTCATTATGCAAACAAATACAATATCATGTTGGTGAG gctaaacTCAAAGTGGGATCTCAGAAGACTTTGTAAAACAGTTGGTGCTACAGCTCTTCCTAGATTG ACTCCTCCTGTCCTTGAAGAAATGGGACATTGTGACAGTGTTTACCTGTCAGAAGTTGGAGACACACAAGTGGTGGTTTTTAAACATG aaaaagaagatgGTGCCATTTCTACTTTGGTGCTTCGAGGTTCTACAGACAATCTGATGGATGATATCGAAAGGGCGGTAGATGATGGTGTTAATACCTTCAAAGTTCTCACAAGG GATAAACGTCTTGTACCTGGAGGGGGAGCAACAGAAATTGAATTGGCCAAACAGATCACTTCATATGGAGAG ACATGTCCTGGACTTGAACAGTATGCTATTAAGAAGTTTGCTGAGGCATTTGAAGCTATTCCGCGGGCACTGGCAGAGAACTCTGGAGTAAAGGCCAATGAAATAATCTCTAAACTCTATGCAGTAcaccaagaaggaaataaaaatgttggaTTAGATATTGAG GCTGAAGTTCCTGCTGTAAAGGACATGTTGGAAGCTGGTATTTTAGATACTTACCTAGGAAAATATTGGGCTATTAAACTGGCTACTAATGCGGCAGTCACTGTACTTAGAGTGGATCAG